CTAAAGTAATTTCTCACGAACAAAGCTCAGGTAAATTAGACCTTAAAGAAGCTGAAGTTGTTGTTTCTGCAGGTAGAGGGATGAAAGGTCCTGAAAACTGGGGGATGATCGAAGACTTAGCAAATGTTTTAGGAGCAGCTACAGCTTGTTCTAAGCCGGTTTCTGACATCGGATGGAGACCTCACACAGAGCACGTAGGACAAACTGGTAAAGCAATTTCCCCGAACCTTTACATCGCTGTAGGGATTTCAGGAGCAATTCAACACTTAGCTGGAGTGAACTCTTCAAAAACTATTGTAGTAATCAATAATGACCCTGAAGCACCTTTCTTCAAGTCTGCTGATTACGGAGTAGTAGGAGATGCTTTCCAGATTATCCCTGCATTAACAGAGAAAATTAAAGCAATTAAAGGATAAAATTAATAGTGAATAGTCAATTCGCTGCGCTTGTCAATTTTTAATTATTCATATGCAAAGCAAAGTCCACTATTGACTTATTGACAATCACATAATAATACAATAAAAGCTCGGCTTTCCGGGCTTTTATTTTTGTGCAAAAAAGTGAAATCACAACAAAAAATTAATCTATATTTGTAGCTATGGATTATAAGCAGCTAATTATTCGCGGAATATCGTACAGCCAGACCCAATCGGGGGCGTACGCATTGTTACTGGAGCATGAGGAAACACACATAAAATTACCTGTTGTTATAGGAAATTTCGAAGCTCAATCTATCTCTCTTGGACTGGAAAAAGACATCCATCCACCGCGCCCACTTACCCACGACTTATTCTCAAAATTTATAGTTTCTACCAATTATGAGTTGGTTTCTGTAATCATTTACCAGATTGTAGATGGGGTATTCTTTTCAAATATCAACTTTAAAAATAAAGCTACTGACGAAGAATTAATCCTTGATGCAAGAACATCTGATGCTGTTGCTATGGCAGTGCGATTTGATGCACCTATTTTTACCACGCAACAAGTATTGAACGAAGCTGGAATCTTATTGGAACTGGAAGATGTATCAAAAGAAGAACAAACCTTCTCAGAAACAGTACAAACTGAAGATAACTTAAAATCCCTTTCTATGGAGGAGCTTCAGAAATTATTGGATGATGCCGTTAAAGAAGAAGACTATGATACTGCCCTTGAAATTCAGGAAGAAATCAAGAGGAGGAAAAAGAAAATTGACTAAAAAGAGATACTTTATATAAAAATGAATTTAAAATTACGACTGACCATCCTCAGTTTTCTCCAGTTTTTTGTGTGGGGAGCATGGCTGATTACGATGGCGAACTTCTGGTTTGGTACTAAACATTGGGAAGGAACACAATTTGGAGCTGTTTTCGGAACAATGGGAATTGCTTCTATTTTTATGCCAACCATTACTGGAATTATTGCTGACCGTTGGGTAAATGCCGAGCGTATCTTTTCAGTATTACATATTCTTTACGGGGTTATGCTTTTCATATTACCACATTCGGCAGATCCCAATTCTTTCTTTTCGGTGATGCTTGTTGCAATGTGCTTTTATATGCCTACTATTGCCCTGGCTAATTCAATTTCCTATACTATTCTAAAGAATAATAATATGGATGTGGTGAAAGATTTTCCACCCATTCGTGTTTGGGGAACCATTGGATTCATTGTGGCCATGTGGATTACCAACCTTAGCGGAAATAAAGCAACAGAAGGACAGTTTTATATCGGAGGAGCAGTAGCTATATTCTTAGGAATCTATGCGCTTACTTTACCCAAATGTCCACCACAAAAGCTGATTGATAAAAGTTCACCTTTGTCAGAACAATTAGGTTTAAATGCCTTTAAGCTTTTTGGGAATTATAAAATGGCTTTGTTCTTTTTATTTTCTATGCTTTTAGGAGCAGCACTTCAGCTAACAAATGCTTATGGGGATGTGTTCTTAAGTGAGTTTGCTCATTTTCCAAAATATGCTGATTCATTCGTAGTACAGAGATCTACAATCATTATGTCGATTTCTCAGGTTTCAGAAACCCTGTTTATTC
This is a stretch of genomic DNA from Chryseobacterium tructae. It encodes these proteins:
- a CDS encoding nucleoside permease, which produces MNLKLRLTILSFLQFFVWGAWLITMANFWFGTKHWEGTQFGAVFGTMGIASIFMPTITGIIADRWVNAERIFSVLHILYGVMLFILPHSADPNSFFSVMLVAMCFYMPTIALANSISYTILKNNNMDVVKDFPPIRVWGTIGFIVAMWITNLSGNKATEGQFYIGGAVAIFLGIYALTLPKCPPQKLIDKSSPLSEQLGLNAFKLFGNYKMALFFLFSMLLGAALQLTNAYGDVFLSEFAHFPKYADSFVVQRSTIIMSISQVSETLFILAIPFFLKKFGIKKVMLMSMLAWVLRFGFFAYGVPDGYGLSLIILSCIVYGMAFDFFNISGSLFVETTTDKKIRSSAQGLFMMMTNGFGAVFGSYIAGWAIDKFFTHKFTTATDLSTYLETSPDNPTFLEILKNSFNAAVNSDGTLSSVVMVKDWQQIWLSFAIYSLVLAIFFAVLFKHKHKPEDVSSVKH
- a CDS encoding bifunctional nuclease family protein — protein: MDYKQLIIRGISYSQTQSGAYALLLEHEETHIKLPVVIGNFEAQSISLGLEKDIHPPRPLTHDLFSKFIVSTNYELVSVIIYQIVDGVFFSNINFKNKATDEELILDARTSDAVAMAVRFDAPIFTTQQVLNEAGILLELEDVSKEEQTFSETVQTEDNLKSLSMEELQKLLDDAVKEEDYDTALEIQEEIKRRKKKID